A stretch of the Sorangium aterium genome encodes the following:
- the xerD gene encoding site-specific tyrosine recombinase XerD, giving the protein MDLATWVDAYLDHLRVERALAPLTLEAYGHDLAKLVAHAEASGITTVDGLDQALIGTYLVALGQAGISASSAARHLSAVRGFIRFLLRERCIERDPCALVERPKVGRRLPKVLSFDEIALLIEAPEQGTFKGLRDRAMLHVMYAAGLRVSEVVRLKLADIDRRKGIVMALGKGSKRRLVPLGEPALAAIDAYLELRATHPRSAATQVLFLSPRGGPLTRQAVWKLLGGYARAVGIAKPSSPHKLRHSFATHLLEGGADLRSVQALLGHANVVTTEIYTHLADDHVRAAYRRAHPRA; this is encoded by the coding sequence GTGGACCTCGCGACCTGGGTGGACGCCTACCTGGATCACCTTCGCGTCGAGCGGGCTCTGGCGCCCCTGACGCTCGAGGCGTACGGCCATGATCTCGCCAAGCTCGTCGCTCACGCAGAGGCGAGCGGGATCACGACCGTCGACGGGCTCGACCAGGCGCTGATCGGCACCTACCTGGTCGCGCTCGGCCAGGCCGGGATCAGCGCCAGCTCGGCGGCGCGCCACCTCTCCGCGGTCCGCGGGTTCATCCGCTTCCTGCTCCGCGAGCGCTGCATCGAGCGGGATCCGTGCGCGCTGGTCGAGCGACCCAAGGTCGGACGGCGGCTGCCCAAGGTGCTCTCGTTCGACGAGATCGCGCTCCTCATCGAGGCGCCCGAGCAAGGAACGTTCAAGGGGCTGCGCGACCGCGCGATGCTCCATGTGATGTACGCGGCCGGCCTGCGCGTCAGCGAGGTGGTGCGCCTCAAGCTCGCGGACATCGACCGGCGCAAAGGGATCGTGATGGCGCTCGGCAAGGGGAGCAAGCGGCGGCTCGTGCCGCTCGGCGAGCCGGCGCTCGCCGCCATCGACGCGTACCTGGAGCTGCGCGCCACGCACCCGCGCAGCGCGGCGACCCAGGTGCTGTTCCTCTCGCCGCGCGGCGGACCGCTCACCAGGCAGGCGGTGTGGAAGCTCCTCGGCGGATATGCGCGCGCCGTGGGCATCGCCAAGCCGAGCTCGCCGCACAAGCTCCGTCACTCCTTCGCGACCCACCTGCTCGAGGGGGGCGCGGATCTCCGGAGCGTCCAGGCGCTCCTCGGTCACGCGAACGTCGTGACGACCGAGATCTACACGCACCTCGCCGACGACCACGTGCGCGCCGCGTACCGGCGGGCACACCCTCGCGCGTGA